The sequence GCTACAGCAAGGAATGGGGGATTGTTATCTCCATCAAGGTCCCTGTTTATGTCGGCGGGGATTGGGTGATCCCCTGCTGTTAAGGCAGGGTCAACATTAAGTTCCGTCCATTGCAGTGTCTTGAGCTTTTCAAGCATGTCCTGACCAAGCCCTGTTGCAACAGCCATCTCCCTGCTGAAGGTATTGCCCTGAATGGAGACCACCTGCAGCAGGGCAACCCCCAGAAGTCCTATGACGAGGATTGTCAGGGCAACGAGCACCTCAACAAGGGTGAAGCCGAGTTCTCCGCCCCGGCGGGTTGCGGGTTGCGAGTTGCGAGTTGCGAGTTGCTTTTTGTTTTTTAATCTCATCTTATTTCCGTCCAGTTTGTTTCCGAGGTGTTATCTTTATCCCCATCCCATTTCCACATATTCGTAGTGCCTGAGAGATTGCTTATCCTGACACAATAACTGAATCCCCTGCCAGTCTGCTGGAAATAAACGGAACCTAACTTATCCGTGGAGCCGTCAGGGTCGAACTCTGCAGTCGGCGGTGTTCCGGAAAAAGTTATGCCGGAGACAGGGATTGATGTGCCGTTAGGGCCGATTGGGGGTGTTGTCCCTGATGAATAGCCGAAAATAATTTCAGTTCCGCAATCACTCAGGTTTACCACCCTTACACAATCCGGTACACCATCGCTGTTTGCATCAGCATCGTTATTGGGCAGCCTGTCACTGTCCGTGTCCTTGCATACACCGAATGTGTCCCCGTCATTAGTAGCACTGATGGTGGTAAGATCATTGTCTCCGTCGAAATCAAATCCTATCAAATACCTGCCCTGGGGGTTGACGGTACTATCCGGAGTCCCTGCCGGCTGAAAGACGATGAGATACTCCCTGTTCTCCTTTATCGCCATTGCCCGTGCAACCCTCATGTTCTGGATCAGATCCGTTGCGCAGGAGCGCACGTTATAATTTGATCCGAAACGCCCGATCTCCGGGGCAACCAGGGCAAGGATTACAATACCCATTATTGCTACCACAACAACGAGCTCAATTAATGTTACACCTTCAGTTTCTACAAGGTATCTCTTCATCCTCCCATCTCCCTGTTATGTTTCAACATCAATTGAGCAATTCCTTAACAGTACATTTTTATTGTGTTAGATTTTTTCCTTAATTTTTTTTAATATAGCAGCAAAAAGAGTGCCCAAAAATTTTTCTTATATTTCAAGGACTTCTATCCTAAAACAGAAAGTCACTATGTAATTTGTTTCCTATCTTGGGTGACTGACTACACAACTTGCCTATAACCTCTCGTTTATCCTTTTATATCATCGAAAAGACCTCGTTCAATGTCGCTTTAAAACCCTTCAGAACCGTGGACTCAACCTCTCCTTCTATTAACTGGTAAGGTGCACCTTCGGGAAGGAGTTTGTAATCCTTGATGTTGTGAGCTTTTTCCTTTAATGCAACCATCCCCGTCTCCTTTAACCTGAATTGCGAAAGGACATAATTATTTTTTAGTTTTACATATTATAACACAAAAAAGCTATCCGGCAGGCTGGCAAGCCGGGCATATTAATTCGCCAAAATAAGCAAGCCGGGTATATAATGTATTAAGTTCAGCATGACAGTGAGGAGAGAAGGAGGTAAATGGAATTTCCTGGTAGAGATGTCCTTGTCTGGTTCGGACTCTGCCTTGTAGCCGGATATTATGGAGGGGTGATAGCCAACAGGCTGAGGCTTCCCCGGGTGAGCGGTTATATATTTGCAGGCATAGTCATGAGCCCGTCTGTTTTTCACATTCTCCCTGAATGGTTTATGAAGAGTTCAGAGCCTGTAGTGAACTTTTCCCTTGCAATAATAACCTGTCTTATCGGCGGGAGTCTCAAGTGGAATAATATCAAGTATTTGGGTAAAAGCATCCTGACCATTACCTTTGGCGAGGCAGAGCTGGCATTTATATTAATGGTGACGGGCATATATTTTCTGCTGCCGCATCTCATGGACCTGTCGGGCTTTCAAGCCGGCTCCCCGATTATTATAGCCCTTCTCTTCGGCGCACTTGCATCACCTACAGACCCGACGGCAACCCTTGCTGTAGTACACGAATACCGTGCAAAGGGGAGGCTGACGACTACTGTGCTGGCTGTTGCCGCCCTTGACGATGCCCTTGGAATCATTAATTTCGGTATTGCCATGTCCGTAGTACTTTTTCTGATTTCTCCGGCAAGGGCAGACGTGAATATGGGGATGATGGTGCTTGAACCGCTGTTAAAGATAGTGTTCTCCGTAGGCCTTGGTTTCTTCGGGGGATGGCTGCTGAACCTTATGTTGAGGAAGGCGGAAAGACCGGGAGCAATCATAGCACTGACCACAGGCACGCTCCTTTTAACTTTCTCAATTGCCGGTGCTCTCGGTATAGACGAACTCCTGTCAACAATGTCGCTGGGTGTGCTGCTGACAAACATTTCTCCGCATGCCGAGAAGATTTTTTCGATTATTGAGACCTATATAGAGGAGGTAATATTTATTGCCTTTTTTGTTATATCAGGTGCACATGTTGATTTCTCCATACTCTTCAGTTCATGGTTGCTCGTTGTTGTCTATATAGGGATCAGATTTATCGGCAAATATACAGGAGCGATGGCCGGAGGGTTGATTTCAAAGGCCCCTGCTTCAATTACGAGAAATCTCGGGTTTGCCCTTGTTCCTCAGGGTGGTATCGTGGTGGGGCTTGCACTCATGATGTATCAGACCCCCGGGCTTGAGGATGTAGGAAATATAATACTGAATGTAACAATCGGCGCCACAGCAATACATGAAATTATTGGTCCACCCATTGCAAAGTTTTCCCTCAGGAGGGCAGGGGAACTCAAAGGAGGTCAGTGATGAAAAGGGTAGAGGATCTGCTTGGTTTGATTAAAAACATAAGGCCCATTACTGTTGACGATGATGCGACTATTGATGAAGTCGTAGAGAAGATGCTCGCTTTTCAGAGGGACAGGGCAGTGTATGTGATTGACAGGGAAGGCATACTTACCGGAATAATATCCCTTGGCGATATATCAAGGCATCTCCTCTCCGAGGGGATATATCACGGTGAAAGTCATATGCCGGGAAGGTCGATACTATCAACCTTTATGGCTGAAAAGGCTGCTGATATTATGACCCGCTCTGTTATCACAACCTTGCCGGAAGAGGAGCTGAACAATATGATTAAAAAGATGATAGACCACAGGCTGAAGGTTATCCCTGTTGTTGACGCCGGCGGAAAGCTCCTTGCCTCAATAAACCTGCTCGATATATTTGAGCTGAAGGCACAGGAGAAGATATGATTTTAAAGGGTAGCGTCTAACCTTCTTTTGAGAGTTCAAAGGCATCATGCAGCACCCTTACTGCAAGTTCCGCATACTTGGCGTCTATAACACAGGATACCTTTATCTCTGAGGTACTTATCATCTTTATATTTATTCCCTGTTCTGCAAAGGTCTCAAACATCTTTGCTGCAACCCCTGAATGTGTCTTCATGCCTACCCCGACAATGGAGACCTTGGCAATATTGTTATCCACGGATATGCCTTTTGCATTGAGGTCCTGAACCACGTCTTCGGTAATCCTTACTGCCTTCTGTACGTCAGGCCTGGGCACTGTAAAGGAGATATCGGTTGATTTTCCGTCACTGCTTACGTTCTGAACAATGATGTCAACTACAATATCTGCATCTGCAATGGATTTAAATAGCCTTGCAGCAATGCCGGGCTTGTCAGGCACACCAAGGATGGTTATTTTGGACTGATTCTTGTCATATGCGATTCCTGATACCAAAACCTTTTCCATATCTTTATCCTCCCTGACCACAAGGGTCCCAGGTTTATCTGTAAAGCTCGACCTCACCACCAAGGGGACGTCGTACTTCATGGCAAACTCCACCGAGCGCGTCTGCAAGACCTTTGCCCCGAGGCTTGCAAGCTCGATCATCTCCTCGTACGATATCTTCTCGAGCTTTCTCGCCTCAGGTACTATGCCGGGGTCAGTGGTGAATACGCCCTCAACATCAGTATATATTTCACAGAGGTCTGCACCAAGTGCAGCGGCTACAGCCACTGCCGTAAGGTCAGAGCCGCCCCTTCCAAGGGTTGTAACCTCTGCTGTTTCAGTCGTGCCCTGAAACCCTGCAATAACAGGTACGTAGCCCTCACTTATCGCCTTTTTTACCTGCGTTGCAGTAATCCTTTCAATCTTTGCCCTTGTATGGGCTGTGTCGGTAACAATGCCGACCTGCCTGCCGGTAAAAGACTTTGCCTTGATTCCGAGTTCGTTAAGTGCAATAGCAGTGAGGGCAGCGCTGATCCGTTCTCCGGAGGAAAGAAGCATATCCATCTCCCTCTCCGGTGGGGCAGGAGATATCTCGTTGGCAAAGGTGATGAGCTTGTCCGTCTCACCTGCCATTGCAGATACTACAACGACAACGTCGTTACCAGCCCTCCGTGTTCTTGCAACACGTTCTGCAACTGCCTTGATCCTTTCCGTGCTGCCCACGGACGTGCCGCCGTATTTCTGAACTATGAGCATTAAACCGAAACCTCCATAATCTTTATAAGAATAGCCGCAGATTTTCGCAGATTAACATTATAGACTTGGCCGCAGATTAACACAGATTTTTTTAGTTTTTCTCTGCGTCCTCTGCGGACTTTGCGGTGAAATATTTTTCGGTGTTTTTATTTACAACGCACCCTTGATAAAATAATCCATCAGCCTGTGTCCTTCCTCAATCACCACTATCCCGTCTCTTTCCGTGATGGATTCATCAAAGGTAACGGGGTTATCTTTGACATCGGTACTGTCATATATAACAAAAGGTACGGGGTCGGCGGTGTGCGTTCGCATCTCTACAGGGGTAGGGTGGTCGGGCATGAGGAGTATCCTGTATTGCTCAAAAGACCTTACTCCCCTCATTACGGTTCCCACCACAAGGGCATCGAAGTCCTCAATGGCCCTGATCTTGTCCCTGTAATTACCGCCGTGTCCGGCTTCATCCGGTGCTTCCACATGGATATAGACAAAGTCGTGTTTATCGAGGGCTTTTAGAGCATACTCGGCCTTTCCCATATAGTTGGTGTCAAGATACCCGGTAACTCCGGGGACCTTGAGTATCTCAAACCCTGCATAGATTCCAAGTCCCTTTGTGAGGTCAACTGCACTGACAAGTGCACCGGAGATGCCGTACTTTTCACGGAACGTTGATATATCCGGTTTCCGGCCCTGTCCCCACAGCCATATGCTGTTTGCAGGGAGCTTTCCTTCAGATACCCTTTTTTTATTAACCGGATGGCCTTCAAGGACCTCAACCGACATGGTCATAAGGTTTCTTATAATATCCTCTCCCTTGCCAACTGG is a genomic window of Nitrospirota bacterium containing:
- a CDS encoding aspartate kinase, encoding MLIVQKYGGTSVGSTERIKAVAERVARTRRAGNDVVVVVSAMAGETDKLITFANEISPAPPEREMDMLLSSGERISAALTAIALNELGIKAKSFTGRQVGIVTDTAHTRAKIERITATQVKKAISEGYVPVIAGFQGTTETAEVTTLGRGGSDLTAVAVAAALGADLCEIYTDVEGVFTTDPGIVPEARKLEKISYEEMIELASLGAKVLQTRSVEFAMKYDVPLVVRSSFTDKPGTLVVREDKDMEKVLVSGIAYDKNQSKITILGVPDKPGIAARLFKSIADADIVVDIIVQNVSSDGKSTDISFTVPRPDVQKAVRITEDVVQDLNAKGISVDNNIAKVSIVGVGMKTHSGVAAKMFETFAEQGINIKMISTSEIKVSCVIDAKYAELAVRVLHDAFELSKEG
- a CDS encoding prepilin-type N-terminal cleavage/methylation domain-containing protein, whose amino-acid sequence is MRLKNKKQLATRNSQPATRRGGELGFTLVEVLVALTILVIGLLGVALLQVVSIQGNTFSREMAVATGLGQDMLEKLKTLQWTELNVDPALTAGDHPIPADINRDLDGDNNPPFLAVAAGTANIIDERGFGAADTGRGPLIYIRTWTITDDQPATNMKTIDVTVIWKEKGTTDRSVTISGVKVQE
- a CDS encoding prepilin-type N-terminal cleavage/methylation domain-containing protein, with translation MKRYLVETEGVTLIELVVVVAIMGIVILALVAPEIGRFGSNYNVRSCATDLIQNMRVARAMAIKENREYLIVFQPAGTPDSTVNPQGRYLIGFDFDGDNDLTTISATNDGDTFGVCKDTDSDRLPNNDADANSDGVPDCVRVVNLSDCGTEIIFGYSSGTTPPIGPNGTSIPVSGITFSGTPPTAEFDPDGSTDKLGSVYFQQTGRGFSYCVRISNLSGTTNMWKWDGDKDNTSETNWTEIR
- a CDS encoding cofactor-independent phosphoglycerate mutase, with amino-acid sequence MKYIVIIGDGMADRPIEELGGKTPLQVAFTPNMDRLARTGTPGKVRTIPKGFSPGSDVANLSILGYNPAKYYPGRAPLEAVSMGVQLDNTDVAFRCNLVTLKYNRKRDRAILEDYSAGHISTEEAGELIHALNRKLGDDSITFYPGMSYRHLMVWKNGEYELECVPPHDIIGKEITGYLPVGKGEDIIRNLMTMSVEVLEGHPVNKKRVSEGKLPANSIWLWGQGRKPDISTFREKYGISGALVSAVDLTKGLGIYAGFEILKVPGVTGYLDTNYMGKAEYALKALDKHDFVYIHVEAPDEAGHGGNYRDKIRAIEDFDALVVGTVMRGVRSFEQYRILLMPDHPTPVEMRTHTADPVPFVIYDSTDVKDNPVTFDESITERDGIVVIEEGHRLMDYFIKGAL
- a CDS encoding CBS domain-containing protein, with protein sequence MKRVEDLLGLIKNIRPITVDDDATIDEVVEKMLAFQRDRAVYVIDREGILTGIISLGDISRHLLSEGIYHGESHMPGRSILSTFMAEKAADIMTRSVITTLPEEELNNMIKKMIDHRLKVIPVVDAGGKLLASINLLDIFELKAQEKI
- a CDS encoding cation:proton antiporter, which produces MEFPGRDVLVWFGLCLVAGYYGGVIANRLRLPRVSGYIFAGIVMSPSVFHILPEWFMKSSEPVVNFSLAIITCLIGGSLKWNNIKYLGKSILTITFGEAELAFILMVTGIYFLLPHLMDLSGFQAGSPIIIALLFGALASPTDPTATLAVVHEYRAKGRLTTTVLAVAALDDALGIINFGIAMSVVLFLISPARADVNMGMMVLEPLLKIVFSVGLGFFGGWLLNLMLRKAERPGAIIALTTGTLLLTFSIAGALGIDELLSTMSLGVLLTNISPHAEKIFSIIETYIEEVIFIAFFVISGAHVDFSILFSSWLLVVVYIGIRFIGKYTGAMAGGLISKAPASITRNLGFALVPQGGIVVGLALMMYQTPGLEDVGNIILNVTIGATAIHEIIGPPIAKFSLRRAGELKGGQ